Proteins co-encoded in one Halorussus lipolyticus genomic window:
- the leuD gene encoding 3-isopropylmalate dehydratase small subunit translates to MSEEIETIEHVSGTAIPVRGNDIDTDQIIPARFMKVVTFDGLGQFAFHDQRFTADDEPKDHPFNDERFRDASVLVVNANFGCGSSREHAPQALKRWGIDAVVGESFAEIFAGNCLALGIPTVTADSEQIEALQSHVEENPEAEISVDVADQIVSYDDREIDATVDDAQRKALVEGVWDTTALLKSNAETVAETARNLPYVEEVR, encoded by the coding sequence ATGAGCGAGGAAATCGAGACGATTGAACACGTCTCGGGCACCGCCATTCCGGTCCGGGGCAACGACATCGACACCGACCAAATCATCCCCGCCCGGTTCATGAAGGTCGTGACCTTCGACGGACTGGGCCAGTTCGCCTTCCACGACCAGCGATTCACCGCGGACGACGAACCCAAGGACCACCCCTTCAACGACGAGCGATTCCGGGACGCCTCGGTTCTGGTCGTGAACGCCAACTTCGGGTGTGGCTCCTCCAGAGAACACGCTCCGCAAGCCCTCAAGCGGTGGGGTATCGACGCCGTGGTCGGCGAAAGCTTCGCCGAAATCTTCGCGGGCAACTGTCTCGCGCTCGGCATCCCGACAGTCACCGCCGACTCCGAGCAAATCGAGGCCCTCCAGAGCCACGTCGAGGAGAATCCCGAGGCCGAAATCTCGGTGGACGTGGCCGACCAAATCGTGAGCTACGACGACCGCGAAATCGACGCCACCGTGGACGACGCCCAGCGCAAGGCCCTCGTGGAAGGAGTCTGGGACACCACCGCCCTCCTGAAGTCGAACGCCGAGACAGTGGCCGAAACCGCCCGAAACCTGCCCTACGTCGAGGAGGTCCGGTAA